In a genomic window of uncultured Sphaerochaeta sp.:
- a CDS encoding InlB B-repeat-containing protein — protein MLVLLLLACELDPPMFSFSYDANGAQSGDLPAPVSLHKGGSTITVAGNTGNLIKPNFSFNYWNTKQDGSGKAYLPGDTFTLARENVVLYAQWNPNPSYKTTYYRQNADNDDYTLHETENLSGAVNTAAIPVHKIYAGFTENTNHPNTLASGTILADGSLVLKLYYDRNTFTVSFQTNSTATISDLTNQKYGAKLAKPNDPTRQGYTFSGWYKEASLTNPWDFLADTITENTTLYAKWGASNTTSYTVEHYTQDLNASTYSKAELETLSGPTATVVNATYKTYPGFTKDESNANTQISGTIAGDGSLVLKLYYTRNTYTVSFQTNSTATISDLTNQPYGATMAKPNDPTKQGYSFAGWYKEVTHATAWNFTNDTIQTNTTLYAKWSPNTTTPYTVNYYLQDTNGSTYTLQETVAKSGTTATTGTSEAKTYSGFTENTTKSERLTEAAILSDGSLILKRYYDRNTYTLTFAANSGSGTQVTQDLKYQTSTQLTANSYTRAGYSFAGWNTQANGTGTNYGDKASYSIGAGTVTLYAQWSANTYTVIFDEQGGTTPNPTSKTVTYDSTYGDLAATLRSGYTFTGWYTQMSDGTKIENTTTVSTQADHTLYAHWTVDSYAITYTLSGGTNAVSNPDSYTIQTPTVTLAEPTKPNYTFDGWYTNSTFSGSPVTSIDQGSTGTKAFYAKWTLNSYSVIFNANGGSGSMSSQAIPYNTQAMLDANAFTRTGYAFTAWNTQANGLGSSYTDQVYYTMGGTDTTLYAQWAPRSYTVTFDEQGGTNPLPTSKTVTYNSTYGNLAATSRDGYTFAGWYTQMSDGTKIENTTTVSTASNHFLYARWTASNTTAYKTEHYKQNLINDDYTLFETENLSGVTDTIATAVYKTYTGFTKDESNASTQKSGTIEGDGSLVLGLYYTRNTYTVSFQTNSTATISDLTNQPYGATMAKPTDPTRQGYTFSGWYKEATLATAWNFANDMIQTYTSLYAKWAPNTTTPYTVNYYLQDTNGSTYTLQESVAKTGTTATTGTSEAKTYSGFTENTTKSERLTEAAILSDGSLVLKRYYDRNTYRLTFDANGGSGTQVTQDLKYQTSTALTANSYTRIGYSFAGWNTQANGTGTNYGDKANYSIGAGTVTLYAQWTAKTYTVTFDKQGGTTPVPTTKTVTYDSTYVSLATTSRDGYTLSGWYTASSGGTKIETTSTVATASNHLLYARWTAKTTTAYKTEHYKQNLNDAGYTLFETENLSGVTDTVATAVYKTYTGFTKDESNASTVASGTIAGNGSLVLKLYYTRNTYTVSFASNGGSSVSDLIYQKYEAKVTTPNDPTKQGYSFAGWYKEAALTTAWDFASDTVMDMTTLYAKWTADSYSITYTLNGGTNADSNPASYTIETPTITLAEPTKPNYTFDGWYTSSAFSGSPVTSILNGSTGAKAFYAKWTPTSYTITYDLDGGTNAVTNPASYTIETTTITLDDPTKTHYDFWGWYETSSFSGTPITTIDTGSSGAKTLYAKWLPTYYLVIFKPNGGSSFMDDQSIRYTYQATLDANAFTLTGYSFNGWNTQADGSGTSYADQASITMGSEHLTLYAQWAANTYTVSFDGQGGAVPDPTSKRVTFGSSYGELPTTSRTGYTFAGWYTAASGGDKTENTSTVSVDADHTLYAHWTAHTYTVTFDAQSGSTPNPTSKTVTYDSTYGNLATTTRSGYTFAGWFTAASGGDKIESTITVTTAADHTLYAQWTANTYTVTFDGQGGSAPDPSSKQVTFGSAYGSFATSSRDGYTLAGWYHSSIGSSSLFTESSLVALAEDHTLLAHWDAITYDIAYTLNGGTNSQDNPAHYSIESETITLAAPTRDGYDFVGWYADVNLSIPQPLIPKGSMGNKTLYAKWAVAFYSVSYELGSGTNAPGNPTVYTILENTITLLNPTRSHYTFGGWYATSEFTGTAVTAIPNGSFGDKTFYAKWVPDSYTITYVLNGGTNESSNPPSYTIETPTITLATPTKLHYDFGGWYAASDFSESAITTIPNGSTGDITLHAKWTLTNYHVIFNANGGSGTMASQAIPYNTQANLTANAFTRTGYSFTGWNTQANGLGTQYLNQALYTIGGADVNLYAQWQKNTYTLTFNKNDGTNTTKTQTLLYATSTPLSANTYTRTGFTFSGWATTSSGSVVYQDKANYSIGAANATLYAKWTPLTISIAFDEEGGTTTSPETIYRDYNTAYGTLPTTTRTGYTFAGWWTGDNGTGTQVISTTTVTATNWHYLYAKWTPNTNTAYKVEHYQQDVSGSGYTLFETENLSGVTDTLAAAVYKTDTGFTKDESNSSTVATGTITANGSLVLKLYYDRKTYTVTFQSNGGSAVSAYTGIRHGATISAPADPTRSGYVFNLWYADSNLTQRFDFATQTITANTTLYAKWWSGGVGDLGPAGGVVFHDKGVYSDGWRYLEAASTDVVDAYHKGETTYEWGGKITYLYHINYTLIDTSLAIGTGEANSLAMIAALSNYSYIYSGADLCREVYRQGGYSDWFLPSVLELDQMARLTDAKAGAFTLLSGVYWSSSESSSSNAYLYVSGGKSYSPMPKDNLFQLRAARAF, from the coding sequence GTGCTAGTGCTGCTTCTGCTTGCCTGTGAGCTCGATCCTCCCATGTTCAGCTTCTCCTATGATGCCAATGGAGCCCAGAGCGGTGATCTTCCTGCCCCTGTTTCCTTGCACAAAGGGGGTTCCACCATTACGGTAGCCGGCAATACCGGCAACCTGATCAAACCAAACTTTTCCTTCAACTATTGGAACACCAAGCAAGATGGTAGTGGAAAGGCCTATCTTCCTGGCGATACCTTCACCCTGGCAAGAGAAAACGTGGTGCTGTATGCACAGTGGAACCCTAATCCCAGCTACAAGACAACGTACTACCGCCAGAATGCAGACAATGACGACTACACGCTCCATGAGACGGAGAACCTCAGTGGTGCAGTCAATACTGCTGCAATCCCCGTGCACAAGATCTATGCGGGCTTTACCGAGAACACCAACCATCCAAACACCCTTGCAAGCGGCACCATCCTTGCCGATGGCTCGCTGGTCCTGAAGCTCTACTACGACAGAAACACCTTCACCGTTTCGTTCCAAACAAACAGCACTGCAACCATAAGCGACCTGACCAACCAGAAGTATGGAGCAAAGCTTGCCAAGCCAAATGATCCAACCAGACAAGGGTACACCTTCTCTGGCTGGTACAAGGAAGCAAGCCTGACCAACCCGTGGGATTTCCTGGCAGATACCATTACCGAAAACACCACCCTGTATGCCAAGTGGGGTGCAAGCAACACCACCTCCTATACGGTGGAGCACTATACCCAGGACCTAAATGCTTCCACGTATTCCAAGGCAGAATTGGAAACGCTCAGCGGCCCCACCGCTACAGTAGTGAATGCCACCTACAAGACCTACCCAGGCTTCACCAAGGATGAGAGCAATGCAAACACCCAAATAAGCGGCACGATTGCAGGGGATGGTTCGCTGGTCCTGAAACTGTACTACACCCGAAACACCTACACCGTCTCCTTCCAGACAAACAGCACAGCGACGATCAGCGACCTGACCAACCAACCCTACGGGGCAACGATGGCAAAGCCCAACGACCCAACCAAGCAAGGCTACTCCTTTGCTGGCTGGTACAAGGAAGTTACCCATGCCACAGCCTGGAACTTCACAAATGATACGATCCAAACCAATACCACCCTCTATGCCAAATGGTCCCCCAACACAACTACCCCCTATACCGTCAATTACTACCTGCAGGATACCAATGGGTCCACCTACACCTTGCAGGAGACGGTAGCCAAGAGCGGTACCACCGCAACCACCGGTACCTCAGAAGCCAAGACGTATTCAGGTTTCACCGAGAACACCACCAAGAGTGAGAGGCTGACAGAAGCAGCCATCCTCTCCGACGGCTCCCTCATCCTCAAGCGCTACTATGACAGAAACACCTATACCCTCACCTTTGCTGCAAACAGTGGTTCAGGAACACAAGTCACCCAGGACCTGAAGTACCAGACCAGCACCCAACTAACAGCAAATAGCTACACACGAGCTGGCTACAGCTTTGCTGGCTGGAATACCCAAGCCAACGGCACGGGTACCAACTATGGAGACAAGGCAAGCTACTCCATTGGTGCTGGAACCGTTACTCTCTATGCCCAGTGGAGTGCCAACACCTATACCGTGATCTTTGATGAGCAAGGCGGAACCACTCCGAATCCCACCAGCAAGACTGTCACCTATGACAGCACCTACGGCGATTTGGCAGCTACCTTGAGAAGTGGGTATACCTTTACCGGCTGGTACACCCAAATGAGTGATGGTACCAAGATCGAGAACACCACCACCGTATCCACACAAGCTGACCATACGCTGTATGCCCACTGGACTGTTGACTCCTATGCCATCACCTACACCCTGAGTGGTGGAACCAATGCAGTCTCGAATCCTGACTCCTATACCATACAGACACCCACCGTTACCTTGGCTGAACCTACCAAACCAAACTACACCTTCGATGGTTGGTATACGAACAGTACGTTCTCCGGCTCTCCGGTTACCTCCATCGACCAAGGCTCAACAGGCACAAAGGCTTTCTATGCCAAGTGGACACTGAATTCTTACTCTGTCATCTTCAATGCCAACGGCGGCAGTGGGAGTATGTCCAGCCAAGCCATACCCTACAATACCCAGGCAATGCTTGATGCAAATGCATTTACCCGTACCGGATATGCATTCACTGCATGGAATACCCAAGCGAATGGATTGGGCAGCTCATACACAGATCAGGTATACTACACCATGGGCGGAACGGACACCACCCTCTATGCCCAATGGGCACCAAGATCCTACACCGTAACCTTTGATGAGCAAGGTGGAACCAATCCGCTTCCCACCAGCAAAACTGTCACCTACAACAGCACCTATGGAAATCTAGCTGCAACCAGCAGGGATGGCTACACCTTTGCTGGCTGGTACACCCAAATGAGTGATGGCACCAAGATCGAGAACACTACCACCGTATCCACAGCTTCGAACCACTTTTTGTATGCACGCTGGACCGCAAGCAATACGACTGCCTACAAGACAGAGCACTACAAGCAGAACCTAATCAACGATGACTACACCCTGTTTGAGACTGAAAATCTTTCTGGGGTTACCGATACTATTGCTACAGCAGTCTACAAGACCTACACAGGCTTCACCAAGGATGAGAGCAATGCAAGCACCCAAAAAAGCGGCACGATTGAAGGGGATGGTTCGCTGGTCCTAGGGCTGTACTACACCCGAAACACCTATACTGTCTCCTTCCAGACAAACAGCACAGCGACGATCAGCGACCTGACCAACCAACCCTACGGGGCAACGATGGCAAAGCCCACAGACCCAACCAGACAAGGCTACACCTTCTCTGGCTGGTACAAGGAAGCTACCCTTGCCACAGCCTGGAACTTCGCAAATGATATGATCCAAACCTATACCTCCCTCTATGCCAAGTGGGCCCCCAACACTACTACCCCCTATACCGTCAACTACTACCTGCAGGATACCAATGGTTCCACCTACACCTTGCAAGAGTCGGTAGCAAAGACCGGTACCACAGCAACCACCGGTACTTCTGAGGCCAAGACGTATTCAGGCTTCACTGAGAACACCACCAAGAGTGAGCGACTGACAGAAGCAGCCATCCTCTCCGACGGATCCCTCGTCCTCAAGCGCTACTATGACCGAAACACGTACAGGCTCACCTTCGATGCAAACGGTGGTTCAGGAACACAAGTCACCCAGGACCTGAAGTACCAGACCAGTACCGCATTGACTGCCAACAGCTATACCCGTATCGGCTACAGCTTTGCTGGTTGGAATACCCAAGCCAACGGCACGGGTACCAACTATGGAGACAAGGCAAACTACTCCATTGGTGCTGGCACCGTTACCCTGTATGCCCAGTGGACAGCCAAAACCTACACGGTGACCTTTGACAAGCAAGGTGGAACTACACCAGTGCCAACAACGAAAACTGTTACCTACGATAGTACCTATGTATCGTTGGCAACAACGAGTAGGGATGGCTACACTTTGTCTGGCTGGTACACTGCCAGTTCTGGTGGTACAAAGATTGAAACAACCTCTACGGTTGCCACAGCTTCGAACCACTTGTTGTATGCCCGCTGGACAGCAAAAACCACGACTGCCTACAAGACAGAGCACTACAAGCAAAATCTCAATGATGCCGGCTACACTCTTTTTGAGACTGAAAATCTCTCTGGGGTTACCGATACTGTTGCAACAGCAGTCTACAAGACCTACACAGGCTTCACCAAGGATGAGAGCAATGCAAGCACTGTAGCAAGCGGCACCATAGCAGGAAATGGCTCGCTGGTCCTGAAGCTGTACTATACCCGAAACACCTACACTGTCTCCTTTGCGAGCAATGGTGGGTCGAGTGTAAGTGACCTGATATACCAGAAGTATGAAGCGAAGGTCACTACGCCCAACGACCCAACCAAGCAAGGCTACTCTTTTGCTGGCTGGTATAAGGAAGCAGCTCTTACCACAGCTTGGGACTTTGCTTCTGATACTGTAATGGATATGACCACACTTTATGCAAAGTGGACAGCTGACTCCTATTCCATCACCTACACCCTGAATGGTGGAACCAATGCGGATTCGAATCCTGCTTCCTATACCATAGAGACACCCACCATTACCTTGGCCGAACCCACCAAACCAAACTATACCTTCGATGGTTGGTATACGAGCAGTGCGTTCTCGGGTTCTCCGGTTACCTCAATTCTCAATGGTTCTACAGGCGCAAAGGCTTTCTATGCCAAGTGGACGCCTACCTCTTACACCATTACGTACGATCTTGATGGGGGAACCAATGCAGTGACCAACCCTGCGTCCTACACCATAGAGACAACGACCATCACCTTGGATGATCCTACCAAGACACACTATGACTTCTGGGGCTGGTACGAAACCTCTAGCTTCTCTGGTACTCCCATCACCACCATTGACACTGGATCCTCCGGTGCCAAAACACTGTATGCCAAGTGGCTTCCCACCTACTACCTTGTCATATTCAAACCCAATGGTGGCAGCAGTTTCATGGATGACCAATCCATACGCTACACCTACCAGGCAACGCTTGATGCCAACGCCTTTACCCTAACCGGTTACAGCTTCAATGGCTGGAATACCCAAGCCGACGGCTCGGGCACCAGCTATGCTGATCAGGCCAGTATCACCATGGGAAGTGAACACCTCACCCTCTATGCCCAATGGGCAGCAAACACCTATACGGTGAGTTTTGACGGACAGGGGGGAGCTGTACCTGACCCCACCTCCAAGCGGGTAACTTTCGGCAGTTCCTATGGCGAATTACCAACCACCAGCAGAACCGGCTATACCTTTGCCGGTTGGTATACTGCAGCAAGTGGGGGAGACAAGACAGAGAATACCTCCACCGTCTCTGTTGATGCAGATCATACTCTCTATGCTCATTGGACAGCCCACACCTATACCGTGACCTTTGATGCGCAAAGTGGATCCACCCCGAATCCAACCAGCAAGACAGTGACCTACGACAGCACGTATGGAAATCTGGCAACCACCACCAGAAGCGGTTACACGTTTGCCGGTTGGTTTACTGCAGCAAGTGGAGGAGACAAGATTGAGAGCACTATAACTGTCACCACCGCAGCAGACCATACCCTCTATGCCCAATGGACAGCAAACACCTATACCGTGACCTTCGATGGTCAGGGTGGGAGTGCTCCCGATCCTTCTTCCAAGCAGGTAACCTTCGGTTCTGCCTATGGAAGCTTTGCAACCTCCAGCCGTGATGGCTATACCTTGGCAGGGTGGTACCACTCCAGCATCGGAAGCAGTTCGCTCTTTACCGAGAGTTCGCTGGTTGCCTTGGCTGAAGACCACACCCTCTTGGCCCATTGGGATGCCATCACCTATGACATTGCCTACACCCTGAATGGGGGAACCAACAGCCAAGACAATCCAGCGCACTACAGTATAGAAAGCGAAACCATTACCCTTGCTGCTCCTACCCGTGACGGGTATGACTTCGTTGGCTGGTATGCTGATGTGAACTTGTCCATACCCCAGCCTCTGATACCCAAGGGCTCGATGGGAAACAAAACGCTGTATGCGAAGTGGGCTGTGGCATTCTATTCAGTCAGCTATGAACTGGGCAGTGGTACCAATGCTCCAGGCAATCCAACAGTCTATACCATTCTGGAGAACACGATCACCTTGCTCAATCCCACCAGAAGCCACTACACCTTTGGTGGGTGGTACGCCACCAGTGAATTCACAGGCACTGCCGTTACGGCCATCCCAAATGGTTCGTTCGGTGACAAGACCTTCTACGCCAAGTGGGTCCCCGACTCCTATACCATCACCTATGTGCTCAATGGCGGGACGAATGAAAGTTCCAATCCTCCATCCTACACCATTGAGACGCCCACCATTACCCTAGCAACTCCTACAAAGCTTCACTATGACTTTGGTGGGTGGTATGCAGCATCCGACTTCTCAGAAAGTGCCATTACCACCATACCCAACGGTTCCACTGGGGATATAACCTTGCATGCCAAGTGGACGTTGACAAACTACCATGTCATCTTCAATGCCAATGGTGGCAGTGGAACCATGGCAAGCCAAGCCATACCTTACAACACCCAGGCAAACCTTACGGCTAATGCCTTCACCCGTACCGGCTATTCATTCACCGGGTGGAATACCCAGGCCAACGGGCTTGGCACGCAGTATCTCAACCAGGCCCTCTATACCATTGGAGGTGCCGATGTGAACCTCTATGCCCAGTGGCAGAAAAATACCTATACACTTACCTTCAACAAGAACGATGGGACCAACACCACAAAAACCCAAACCCTGTTGTATGCCACCAGCACTCCGCTTTCCGCCAATACCTATACCCGTACCGGCTTTACCTTCAGTGGCTGGGCAACCACCAGCAGTGGCAGTGTGGTGTATCAAGACAAGGCCAACTACTCCATAGGGGCAGCTAACGCCACTCTCTATGCAAAATGGACACCTTTGACTATCAGCATTGCCTTTGATGAGGAAGGAGGAACCACTACCAGTCCTGAGACCATCTACCGCGACTATAACACTGCCTATGGTACGCTCCCCACCACGACACGAACTGGCTATACCTTCGCTGGGTGGTGGACAGGAGACAATGGTACAGGGACTCAGGTTATCAGCACCACCACGGTTACCGCTACCAACTGGCACTATCTCTATGCAAAATGGACACCCAATACCAACACAGCCTACAAGGTGGAACACTATCAGCAGGATGTGAGTGGGTCAGGGTACACCCTGTTTGAGACTGAAAATCTCTCTGGGGTTACCGATACTCTTGCAGCAGCAGTTTACAAGACCGACACAGGCTTCACCAAAGACGAGAGCAACTCAAGCACTGTTGCAACCGGAACCATTACAGCAAACGGCTCGTTGGTGCTGAAACTCTACTATGATCGCAAGACCTATACCGTCACCTTTCAAAGCAATGGTGGGTCGGCAGTCTCTGCCTATACTGGAATTCGCCATGGCGCAACCATCAGCGCTCCTGCCGACCCCACCAGAAGCGGCTATGTCTTCAACCTCTGGTATGCCGATAGCAACCTTACCCAGCGGTTTGACTTTGCTACCCAGACCATAACAGCCAACACCACGCTCTATGCCAAGTGGTGGTCTGGTGGAGTAGGCGACCTTGGACCAGCAGGCGGGGTGGTGTTCCATGACAAGGGTGTCTATTCTGATGGTTGGCGCTATCTGGAAGCTGCTTCCACTGATGTGGTCGATGCCTACCACAAGGGAGAGACGACATACGAATGGGGAGGCAAGATAACCTATTTGTATCATATAAATTACACCCTGATAGATACTTCCCTAGCTATCGGAACTGGTGAAGCAAACAGCCTTGCCATGATCGCTGCTTTGTCCAACTATTCATACATCTACAGTGGCGCCGACCTCTGCAGGGAAGTCTATCGCCAAGGAGGCTATTCCGATTGGTTCCTGCCCAGCGTCTTGGAACTAGACCAAATGGCTAGGCTAACTGATGCCAAAGCAGGAGCATTCACATTACTCAGTGGTGTTTACTGGAGCAGTAGCGAATCCAGTAGCTCAAATGCTTACTTGTACGTTAGTGGAGGGAAATCTTACTCTCCCATGCCAAAGGACAATCTTTTCCAACTTCGTGCAGCCCGTGCTTTCTAG
- a CDS encoding GntR family transcriptional regulator codes for MTERTTIPIAKRHLSDEVARTIKELIFDLKFRRGERLIVESLAEQLGVSMTPIREGLKQLVNQGIVEYDGKSYAVLNPTNQQIQDMFDIRRYLEKLSANAAARYATDEQLQELYDFQYVWRKKQDIDLSQFIAFDIEFHTMLAKSTGNERLLSLASPVNEQCHLLRLWSYEHRFPKENLVITVDEHLAILDAMKARQPQKAEEEMDIHLLKGEAIAWRMFQR; via the coding sequence ATGACTGAACGGACAACGATACCCATTGCCAAGCGGCACCTCAGCGATGAGGTGGCACGGACGATCAAGGAACTGATCTTTGACCTGAAGTTTCGTCGTGGGGAGCGTCTGATCGTTGAGTCGTTGGCAGAGCAGCTGGGAGTCAGCATGACCCCGATACGTGAGGGGCTGAAACAGCTCGTCAACCAGGGGATCGTGGAATATGACGGCAAGAGCTATGCGGTGCTCAACCCCACCAACCAGCAGATCCAGGACATGTTCGATATCCGCCGCTACCTAGAGAAGCTTTCAGCCAATGCTGCAGCCCGGTATGCCACCGATGAGCAGCTGCAGGAGCTGTATGACTTCCAGTATGTCTGGCGCAAGAAGCAGGACATCGACCTGAGCCAGTTCATTGCCTTCGATATAGAGTTCCATACCATGCTGGCCAAGAGCACCGGCAATGAACGGCTGCTCAGCCTTGCCTCGCCGGTGAATGAGCAGTGTCACCTGCTGCGCCTCTGGAGCTATGAGCACCGGTTTCCCAAGGAGAACCTGGTGATCACGGTGGATGAGCATCTGGCCATCCTGGATGCGATGAAGGCAAGACAGCCGCAGAAGGCCGAAGAAGAGATGGATATCCACCTGCTCAAGGGTGAGGCAATTGCCTGGCGGATGTTCCAACGATAA
- a CDS encoding tripartite tricarboxylate transporter substrate binding protein, whose amino-acid sequence MKKMLLALLLLTTLSLSLFAQGGAEQATYPTKPITITIPVSAGGGTDLLVRSMTGVLKDILGQTVNVVNKPGAGAAIGYAAGASDKADGYSVTSMLAELITTPQVAQVNFSYESFIPVCNINSECATITVRADAPYDTLEEMIAYAKANPGSISFGNSGVGGIWHFIAAAVASSTGMEVTHVPFEGGGTAVTALAGGHVDAVPVTPQEVEVQVKAGRAKVLAVLAPERVASLPNVPTAKELGYEDLSFSIFRGFGVPLNTPDHIVQTLSNAFEKALADPAVTKFMEERHFTKDFQTGAELGELMAREEKIYAEMAKQLGLKK is encoded by the coding sequence ATGAAGAAAATGCTGCTCGCATTGCTCCTGCTCACCACCCTCAGCCTTTCGCTCTTCGCACAAGGCGGTGCTGAACAGGCAACCTATCCCACCAAACCGATTACCATCACCATCCCCGTCTCCGCCGGCGGTGGAACCGACCTGCTCGTCCGCTCCATGACCGGTGTCCTGAAAGACATCCTCGGCCAGACCGTGAACGTAGTGAACAAGCCCGGTGCAGGTGCCGCCATCGGCTACGCCGCAGGCGCATCCGACAAGGCCGACGGCTACAGCGTCACCTCGATGCTTGCCGAGCTCATCACCACCCCGCAGGTTGCCCAGGTGAACTTCTCCTACGAGAGCTTCATCCCGGTGTGCAACATCAACAGTGAGTGCGCCACCATCACCGTTCGTGCTGATGCTCCCTACGACACCCTTGAGGAGATGATCGCATACGCAAAAGCCAACCCCGGCTCGATCTCCTTCGGCAACAGCGGCGTCGGCGGCATCTGGCACTTCATCGCAGCTGCAGTTGCTTCCTCCACCGGTATGGAAGTAACCCACGTTCCCTTCGAAGGCGGCGGTACCGCAGTCACCGCTCTTGCCGGTGGCCACGTGGACGCAGTCCCCGTAACCCCGCAAGAAGTTGAGGTACAGGTGAAGGCAGGCAGGGCAAAGGTCCTTGCAGTGCTCGCTCCCGAGCGTGTCGCTTCCCTTCCCAACGTCCCCACCGCCAAGGAACTGGGCTATGAGGATCTCTCCTTCAGCATCTTCCGCGGTTTCGGTGTTCCCCTCAACACCCCCGACCACATCGTACAGACCCTCAGCAACGCGTTTGAGAAAGCTCTTGCCGACCCCGCTGTCACCAAGTTCATGGAAGAACGCCACTTCACCAAGGACTTCCAGACCGGTGCAGAGCTCGGCGAGCTCATGGCTCGCGAAGAGAAGATCTATGCAGAAATGGCCAAGCAGCTTGGTCTGAAGAAATAA
- a CDS encoding tripartite tricarboxylate transporter TctB family protein: MTTISRIFSSAMIALGLYVILTARTFPEGTGGVLGPGFFPILLGILLIGLSALQLFNTRKEKAVATAFLTESTKRVLFACLIIIGYMAAIAILGFLISTPLFLFGIMWFFSVRKWSTLLISSIATTAVLYFVFLKFLSVSLPAGILF, encoded by the coding sequence ATGACAACCATCAGTCGCATCTTTTCCTCGGCCATGATCGCCCTTGGCCTGTATGTAATCCTGACAGCCCGCACCTTTCCCGAAGGGACCGGCGGGGTGCTCGGCCCCGGGTTTTTCCCCATCCTGCTGGGCATTTTGCTGATCGGGCTCTCAGCCCTCCAGCTCTTCAACACACGCAAGGAGAAGGCAGTAGCCACTGCTTTCCTCACCGAGTCCACCAAGCGCGTGCTCTTTGCCTGCCTGATCATCATCGGCTATATGGCAGCTATTGCCATCCTGGGCTTTCTCATTTCCACCCCCCTCTTCCTCTTCGGCATCATGTGGTTCTTCTCGGTGCGTAAGTGGAGCACCCTGCTTATCAGCAGCATAGCAACCACCGCAGTGCTGTACTTCGTATTTCTGAAATTCCTGTCGGTCAGTCTTCCCGCCGGCATACTCTTCTAG